The genomic region TAATATTGAGTGAGGTAGAGATCTACCACCTAAATACAGCAGCTCTAAAACTTCATCAAATGAAGCTGAGTCACTGCCAGATTCATTCACAATTGGAAATAGTCGTTTTAGATCACCTGGGATTAATTCACTTTCAAGTAATGTCTCACGAGCTCTCATCCAGTTTCGGTTTCCCTTAACTGTATTTATCTCACCGTTGTGTGCAATAAATCGATATGGATGTGCGAGGGGCCAAGATGGAAATGTGTTTGTTGAAAATCTTGAGTGAACAAGAGCCATTGGAGACTCAACTAATGAATTAGATAAATCCGGAAAAAATTCTTCGAGCTGACCAGTTGTAAGCATTCCTTTATAAACAATTGTCCTTGAGGAAAGTGATGGGATATATATCGGAAGTGTGTGCTCAACTCGCTTGCGTAGACAAAATGCCATTCTCTCAAGGACTAGATCATCCTCATTTTTGCCACCAGAGATAAATATTTGTTTAAACTCTGGCATAACTGAAATCGCAGTTTTACCAAGAGATTTTGAATTTATTGGAACATCACGCCAACCTAAGACTTTTAATCCCTCTTCTTTAGCAATTTTTTCAATACTCTCTTGATAGCCGGTCTCTCCTGGCTTAACAAAGAATATACCTGTCGCATATTCGCTAACTTTAGGGAGATCAAAGTTAACTACTGATCTATAAAATTTATCTGGTATTTGAATAAGTATTCCTGCACCATCACCACTATCTACTTCAGCTCCAGAAGCACCACGATGTTCAAGATTTCTTAGCGCAGTAAGCGCTTTCGAAACAATCTCATGTGTTGGTAACTTATTTAAAGTTGCGACCATAGCAACACCACATGCATCATGCTCATTAGCAGGGTCATATAACCCAACTGCATTTGGGGTGGTAGAAAAAAGCCTATTCATTTCCAATTAAATGGTCGCTCCCGTTAAAGGGTCGGGACGACTATGGCCCAACTTTTACAACTTGATAGGCAAATAATAGCAGGATACTTAAATTCCAGTCAGCCCCAATAAGTAACCAATTCCTGCGGTAATGATCACACCTAACGCTCCACCAAGGAATATCCGAGCTATAGTTTTAAACATTGGTGAGGCAGCAATCTTGGCGCTAATAAAGCCTGCAGTAGTTAAACCAACTGCTGTAAAAATAAGAATAAAAACTACCTGATTTGATTTGGAAATCAGTGCTCCGGCTAGGGGAATTACGCCACCGAATGTAAAAGCAATAGCGGATGCAACAGCCGCCTGTACTGGCCGGGCTTTAGAATGTTCAAAATATCCGAGTTCATCTCGTAAATGAGCATCCAGCGGATTTTGTTTATAAAATGCTGCTACTACCTCAGTAGCTAGTGGTTTTGATAAACCGCGCTTCATATAGATGTTAACTAACTCAGCGAATTCACCGTCAGGATCTGCTTCTAAATGTTTTATTTCTAGTTCACGGTCAGTATTTTCGATATCAGTCTGGGATTTAACTGAAACGTATTCGCCAACTGCCATTGACATAGCACCAGCAACAATTCCAGCAAGACCTGCAGTTATTATAAATTCACTTTTACTTGCAGCTGCTATACCTATCATTAAACTTGCAGTTGAAACTAAACCATCATTTGAACCAAGCACGGCTGCTCGGAGCCAATTTGAGCGGTTTGAGCGGTGCTCCATATTTCGTATTTGAACCTCTTCTAAGCCCATGGCCTAATCCTAACTTGCAGGTTGGGTATTAGATAAATAGCCACGACGATTACTACGAATTAAATAAATTACGGATGAAGCGATCACGATAAAGCTGACCCAAATGTTAAGCCTTAGTCCCAATATATAATTTGCATCATCTATTCGAATTGCCTCTATCCACACCCGGCCGAGTGTGTAGCCACATACATAGAGAGCAAATACATCTCCCTGATTCTTAACAATTTTCCTAAAAAAGATAGGTAACTTAATTAAAAGGTAAGCAACTAGCAAGCACCAGATTGCCTCATACAGAAAAGTAGGATGAAAGGTTAAAAACTTCTCATATCCATCTGGGCGATTAGCAAGATCAATCTCTAAGCCCCACGGAAGTGATGTTGGTTTACCAAAAACTTCTTGATTAAACCAGTTCCCAACTCTGCCAATTGCTTGCGCAATTACTACGCCAGGAGCTAACGCATCTAAAAAATGGGGGAAATTTAAAGTAGTTTCGTGAGTGCGAAAATATATGTATGCACCAAATGCACCCAAAGAAATAGCACCCCAGATACCAAGTCCCCCTTGCCAAATCCGAAGTGCATCAACTGGATTTCCACCTGAGCCAAAATACTGTTGAGGTGATGTAATTACGTGATAAATACGTCCGCCAATAATTCCAAATGGCACTGCCCAAATTGCAGCTTCTGAGACATCATCAGCTGATCCACCATTTGCCGCATAGCGTTTTCTACCAAGCCAAATTGCTACAGATATTCCTGCAATTATGCATAGTGCATAGTAATGAAGTGTTGCAGGCCCAATTGAAATTTGCGATGAACTAGGACTTGGTATTAAGGCATACATGGAAATTAAGTAGAAAGACTACTTAACACCACCTGCAGCAAGTGCTGCCTTAAACTTAACTGGATCTCCATACTCTGTATTTCGATCTAAATCCTTACCGTTAATTCGAATAGTTGGTGTGCTATTCACGTTTTTACTAGCGGATGCATCAGTTACATTGCGTGTCCACTTTACGTAATTACCTTCCCTTACACACTCCTTAAAACTATCTGATTTAATTCCAATAGAATCGCCAAGTGCGAGCATCGCATCCCCTTGCCACTTGCCAGAGTTTTCACTACTGGCTTGATTTTGGAAAAGCGCAAGGTTCATATCAACAAATTTATTCTCATCAGCAGCACATGCAGCAGCATTCGCTGCAATTATAGATTCAGCGCCAATAAAAGTTAATGGATGAAAAACTACTTTTGCTTTCTTCTGAGCAATTATTTCATTTATATAACCACCATTTAAGACCTCAAATGAGCGACATGCCGGGCATTGGTAATCGACCCAGATATCAATTGTTGGAGTTGCAGTCGGGTTTAAAACAATTCCATAACCATCAGCCTCAGATACAGCTGCAGGAATTGCAAAATTTGAACTAGCACGATTACTAATAAAGGAAAAAATAATTCCAACAGCCACTATAAATAAAACCATTCCAATAACTAAGTTACGAGTTCCCTTATCAGATCCACTATTCGCAGCCATTTCGCTCTCCTTTATTTATCTCGTTATTTATTTCTCTATGGCAAATCTACCCTTTGGGTATAAATATAAGAAAATTCCCAGCCCCATTAGGCCTATGTCTCTAATGATTTCTGAGAGATATTTCGTATCTTCAGGGTCAATTGTGCCCCCGCCACCAAAACATCCACAGTCAATGCTCAGGCCTCTTGCCCATGCTTGTGCAATCGCAACAATAAATGCCAACATAGTTAAGGCGCCTAATGCACCTGAAATCTTTACTGTAACTCCAACAAATAAAAGAAGTCCTAGCCCAATTTCAATCCATGGCAGGGTATATCCTAAAAAATTAGCTATAGGAATTGGCAACATTTCATACGCCCTGACTGCCATCGCAGATTTTGGCAAGTTAGGTACTTTAAGAGCACCTGCTACAAGTAAAACAGCTCCCAATATTAATCTAGCCAAAAGAGTCAGCCATGGTTGGGCTACTTTAAATTTATCTGCCACTTCTTACTCCTTTCGAAAGTGATTCAGCAAGTTGCTTAATCTTCTTAAGTCCTGACCTACCGGCTCCATGCTCTTGGATTACTTTAATAAAAGCAGAGCCAACAATTACACCATCAGCGTAAGAGGCAACCTCACTAGCCTGTTCTTTATTTGAAACTCCTAAGCCAACTGCTACTGAAGTATCACTTGAAATTCGAATTCGATCAACTAAGGCACTTGCATTAACAGAAACAGTTGTTCGAGCCCCTGTTACTCCCATTAAACTTGCGGCATAAATAAATCCAGAACACTCTGAAGTAACTTTTGCTAAGCGTTCATCAGAAGTGCTTGGTGCTACTACATATATTCGGTTTATCGATTCATTCTTTGCTTGACTCTTCCAAAGTTCTGACTCCTCTATTGTTAAATCTGGAGTAATCACACCAGAACCCCCAGCAGCAGATACAGCAGAAGCAAATTTTGCTGAACCATACTTTTCAATTGGACTCCAGTAACTCATTACGACAGATGGAACTCCATAGCCAACACTTATTTTAAGTAGATCAAAAACCTCTTCAACGCCGGCACCATTAGAAATCGCTTGTTCAGAAGCCGCCTGAATTACCGGCCCATCCATAATTGGATCAGAGTATGGATAACCAATTTCAATCGCATCTACCCCACCGTCAATCATTGCTTTAATAATTAATTTTGATTCCTTTTGAGTTGGAAATCCAGCAGGTAAATATCCAATTAGCGCTGCTCTATTCTCTGATTTTGTTTTAATAAATAGCTGTTCAAGAGCAGTTGGCATTAAAGCGGCATTCCAAAGTATTCAGCAGCAGTCTGCACATCTTTATCGCCTCGACCTGAAAGATTAATAAGCAGTACCGCCTCTTTGCCTAATTCATTTCCGATCTCTAGTGCACCTGCTAAAGCGTGGGCTGTTTCAATTGCTGGAATAATTCCTTCAGACTTACAGAGTAATGAAAATGCATACATTGCCTGATCATCAGTAACTGGTCTGTACTCGGCGCGACCAATGTCATTTAAATATGCATGCTCTGGTCCAACGCCAGGGTAATCAAGACCCGCAGAAATCGAATGTGACTCAATAGTTTGACCATCTTTATCTTGTAATACATAAGAACGGGTGCCATGTAAGACACCAGGAGTACCACCTGAAATAGTGGCAGCATGTAATCCAGTTTCAATCCCACTACCACCGGCTTCAAGTCCAATTAAGCGAACTGATTTATCATCTATAAATGGGTGGAAAATACCAATTGCATTTGAACCACCACCGACACATGCTAAAACTGCATCTGGCAATCTACCGGTTAGATCTAACACCTGTTGCCTAGCTTCAATACCAATTATTCTCTGAAAATCTCTGACCATAGTTGGAAATGGATGTGGTCCAGCAACGGTGCCTAACAGGTAATGTGTTGTTTCAACATTTGTAACCCAATCTCGCATTGCCTCATTAATTGCATCTTTTAAAGTCTTAGAGCCCTGTGTTACTGGTACAACTGTTGCGCCAAGTAACTTCATTCGAGCAACGTTTAACGATTGTCTTTTAATATCAGCCTCACCCATATAAACAACACATTCCAGGCCAAATAATGCAGCGGCGGTTGCAGATGCCACGCCATGTTGACCCGCTCCAGTTTCAGCAATAATTCTTTTCTTGCCCATACGCTTTGTTAGTAATGCCTGACCAAGCACATTATTTATTTTATGACTACCGGTATGGTTTAAATCTTCTCGCTTTAAAAGTATTTGAGCACCACCTGCGTATTCAGAAAATCTTTTAGCATCAGTTAAAATACTTGGACGCCCAGAATACGTTTTATGTAGTTCTAGCAACTCTGCTTGAAAACTTGGATCTGACTGAGCAGAAATATGTGCAGCTGATAACTCATCTAATGCGGCAATTAATGCCTCAGGCACAAATCTTCCACCGTAAGTACCAAAATGCCCAAGTATGTTTGAATCCATACTTTGCAATACCTTGTCATTAGCCATAGTAGGAGTTTATAAGATCTTTACCGGTTAAGAAGTTCTTTTATAGTATGAACTGGATTACCTGTTCTCACTAGAGTCTCACCGATGAGAACCGCCTTTGCGCCTAACTCTTGTACAGATAAGACTTGGCCCCTGGTACTAATTCCAGACTCTGCCACCTTAAGAACAGATGCTGGGAGCTGGGGCAGGATTAACTCAAAATTCTTATCATTTACTTCAAGAGTTTTTAGGTTTCTACAATTTACGCCAATAATTTTTGATCCGATATCTACGGCTATTTCTGCCTCCGCTAAATCATGAACTTCAACTAAAACATCCATCTCTAATTCTGTGGCTAATTGATAAAAGTCAACTAATTGTGAGTTTGAAAGTCCTGCGACAATTAACAGCATTAAGTCAGCGCCTAAAAGCCTAGACTCATACACTTGAAACTCAGTAACAATAAAATCTTTACGAAGCACTGGTAGATCAACCGCAGATCTAACTGCAATTAGATCAGAAATATTTCCTTTAAACCTTCGGCTCTCAGTTAAAACACTTATTAGATCAGCTCCGCCACTTTGATAATCACTAGCTAATGAAACAGGATTCTCTATGGCAGATAAATCACCTTTACTTGGAGATGATCTCTTAATCTCAGCGATTAAGCGCATCCCATCTTTGTTTAAGGCTTCATAAGCATTTCTAAGTTTTGGAGCATTTTCAAGCTGCTCATTAAGTTGTGAAATTGGAACTTTTCGCTTTTCAACATCTTCAATAACACCTTCAATAATGGAGGTAAGAATATTTGAATCACTCATCAGTTGGATCGATCCCTTCTGAAAGAGAATTCCAAGTATTTTTTTCTTTACGTTCATACTTATTAGAGTTTGCGCGTTTGCTTAGTCTAGTAATTAGATAGGTTGAGATCGCAACTAAAAGCAGGCTGGTAATAATTGAGGACTTCACATTAACCAGCCATCGCATTTGCTGTGGCAATAGCACCTAACACTGCTGCAGCCTTATTAATGCACTCTTGATTTTCAGAAATCGGATCTGAGTCGGCAACAATTCCAGCACCAGCTTGAACATAGGCAACACCATCCTTAATTACTGCAGTTCGAATCGCAATACAAGTATCGATATTGCCTGTGAAATCTAAATAACCAATCGTTCCACCGTATATACCTCTTCTTGTTGGTTCATTCTCTTCAATAATCTCCATAGCCCTAGGCTTTGGCGCCCCCGATAAAGTTCCGGCTGGAAATACTGCGAAGAGTGCCTCAATCGGTGCAAACTGTTTTGCTAATTTGCCAACAACTGTTGAAACAATATGCATAACATGTGAATACTTTTCAATCTGCATAAACTCTGTAACTTCCACAGATCCTGGACTACATACTCGTCCTAAATCATTACGTCCTAAATCAACCAACATTAAATGCTCTGCGCGCTCTTTCGGATCTTCCAGCAATTCCTTTGCCAAGGCATCATCGATTTTTGGGTCTTTATCTCTAGCTCTAGTTCCGGCAATTGGATGAATCATTACTTCATTACCGATAACTTTAACTAATGCTTCAGGGCTTGAACCAACAACTGATAGGCCATTAGCAAATCGAAACAAATACATATAAGGACTTGGATTTTGTTCTCGCAATACTCGGTATAAATCAAAGGGATCTGAATCAGATGACATAGTAAATCTCTGTGATAGAACAACCTGGAATGCTTCACCAGATTTAATTTCTTCCTTTATTAGTTCAACTTTATTTACATATCCCTCATCAGTTGTATTGCGCTTAAATTGTGGCGATACCCTATCCGGAATTTCTTTAAATAGATTATCAGTATTTTTTAATAAATCGGACTCCATTTTATCTAGCCTCTTAATAGCTAAGCCATAAACCTCATCAACGCGCTCTGTACTGCCGTCCCAATTTATTACATTGGCAATTAATGTTATATCCCCTTCTTTATGATCATAGACTGCTAAATCTGACGTGAGCATCATGGCAATCTCTGGAATATCAACATCTGTGCTTGCAAGATTTGGTATTTTTTCTAATCTTCTAACAATTTCATAACCAAGATAGCCAACAAGTCCACCAGTAAGTGGTGGTAAGTCAGGAAGTTTTGGTGAGCGCAGATGAGCCGTTGAAATTCGCAGCGCTGATAATGGATCAATTCCAGTTGGCGCTCCAGATGGCATTACTCCTTCCCAAATTGCTAACCCGTTTGATTCAGTAAGGGTAGCCTCGCTATTTATTCCAATAAATGAGTAACGTGCCCAAACTCCAGCCTCTGCTGATTCAAGTAAAAATGTTCCACTTCTATTTGAAGCTAATTTATTATAAATAGAAAGTGGAGATTGGCCAGCTAATGATATTTTTCGAGCTACTGGAATGACATTAAAATCACGTGCGTATTCTCGAAACGATTCAAGTAAGAGCAGTGCCTTTTCCACTCACCTATTCTGCCGTAAGTATCTATTGCGGTGTGCCAGATATTTGCTAGGCCCATGGCCTACGCAACATCAATTACCCCAATATCTAAGGGTGACTTCTATTAATGCGAAGTAAAATTCAGGTTATTACAACTAGAGAACTAAGCAATCAGGACCTAATACAGTTTTAAGATCAGCACTTAAACTTGGTGATGATGTAACTTTTAAACCCTCATCTAACTTAAGCACGGTCTTCTTCTCCCCATCTACAAGTCTGAGATGAACTTCTCGCCCCC from Candidatus Nanopelagicus abundans harbors:
- the trpC gene encoding indole-3-glycerol phosphate synthase TrpC, whose translation is MSDSNILTSIIEGVIEDVEKRKVPISQLNEQLENAPKLRNAYEALNKDGMRLIAEIKRSSPSKGDLSAIENPVSLASDYQSGGADLISVLTESRRFKGNISDLIAVRSAVDLPVLRKDFIVTEFQVYESRLLGADLMLLIVAGLSNSQLVDFYQLATELEMDVLVEVHDLAEAEIAVDIGSKIIGVNCRNLKTLEVNDKNFELILPQLPASVLKVAESGISTRGQVLSVQELGAKAVLIGETLVRTGNPVHTIKELLNR
- the trpB gene encoding tryptophan synthase subunit beta, whose protein sequence is MANDKVLQSMDSNILGHFGTYGGRFVPEALIAALDELSAAHISAQSDPSFQAELLELHKTYSGRPSILTDAKRFSEYAGGAQILLKREDLNHTGSHKINNVLGQALLTKRMGKKRIIAETGAGQHGVASATAAALFGLECVVYMGEADIKRQSLNVARMKLLGATVVPVTQGSKTLKDAINEAMRDWVTNVETTHYLLGTVAGPHPFPTMVRDFQRIIGIEARQQVLDLTGRLPDAVLACVGGGSNAIGIFHPFIDDKSVRLIGLEAGGSGIETGLHAATISGGTPGVLHGTRSYVLQDKDGQTIESHSISAGLDYPGVGPEHAYLNDIGRAEYRPVTDDQAMYAFSLLCKSEGIIPAIETAHALAGALEIGNELGKEAVLLINLSGRGDKDVQTAAEYFGMPL
- the lgt gene encoding prolipoprotein diacylglyceryl transferase, whose protein sequence is MYALIPSPSSSQISIGPATLHYYALCIIAGISVAIWLGRKRYAANGGSADDVSEAAIWAVPFGIIGGRIYHVITSPQQYFGSGGNPVDALRIWQGGLGIWGAISLGAFGAYIYFRTHETTLNFPHFLDALAPGVVIAQAIGRVGNWFNQEVFGKPTSLPWGLEIDLANRPDGYEKFLTFHPTFLYEAIWCLLVAYLLIKLPIFFRKIVKNQGDVFALYVCGYTLGRVWIEAIRIDDANYILGLRLNIWVSFIVIASSVIYLIRSNRRGYLSNTQPAS
- the trpA gene encoding tryptophan synthase subunit alpha, translated to MPTALEQLFIKTKSENRAALIGYLPAGFPTQKESKLIIKAMIDGGVDAIEIGYPYSDPIMDGPVIQAASEQAISNGAGVEEVFDLLKISVGYGVPSVVMSYWSPIEKYGSAKFASAVSAAGGSGVITPDLTIEESELWKSQAKNESINRIYVVAPSTSDERLAKVTSECSGFIYAASLMGVTGARTTVSVNASALVDRIRISSDTSVAVGLGVSNKEQASEVASYADGVIVGSAFIKVIQEHGAGRSGLKKIKQLAESLSKGVRSGR
- a CDS encoding DsbA family protein: MAANSGSDKGTRNLVIGMVLFIVAVGIIFSFISNRASSNFAIPAAVSEADGYGIVLNPTATPTIDIWVDYQCPACRSFEVLNGGYINEIIAQKKAKVVFHPLTFIGAESIIAANAAACAADENKFVDMNLALFQNQASSENSGKWQGDAMLALGDSIGIKSDSFKECVREGNYVKWTRNVTDASASKNVNSTPTIRINGKDLDRNTEYGDPVKFKAALAAGGVK
- a CDS encoding DoxX family protein — protein: MADKFKVAQPWLTLLARLILGAVLLVAGALKVPNLPKSAMAVRAYEMLPIPIANFLGYTLPWIEIGLGLLLFVGVTVKISGALGALTMLAFIVAIAQAWARGLSIDCGCFGGGGTIDPEDTKYLSEIIRDIGLMGLGIFLYLYPKGRFAIEK
- a CDS encoding VIT1/CCC1 transporter family protein — translated: MGLEEVQIRNMEHRSNRSNWLRAAVLGSNDGLVSTASLMIGIAAASKSEFIITAGLAGIVAGAMSMAVGEYVSVKSQTDIENTDRELEIKHLEADPDGEFAELVNIYMKRGLSKPLATEVVAAFYKQNPLDAHLRDELGYFEHSKARPVQAAVASAIAFTFGGVIPLAGALISKSNQVVFILIFTAVGLTTAGFISAKIAASPMFKTIARIFLGGALGVIITAGIGYLLGLTGI
- a CDS encoding anthranilate synthase component I → MEKALLLLESFREYARDFNVIPVARKISLAGQSPLSIYNKLASNRSGTFLLESAEAGVWARYSFIGINSEATLTESNGLAIWEGVMPSGAPTGIDPLSALRISTAHLRSPKLPDLPPLTGGLVGYLGYEIVRRLEKIPNLASTDVDIPEIAMMLTSDLAVYDHKEGDITLIANVINWDGSTERVDEVYGLAIKRLDKMESDLLKNTDNLFKEIPDRVSPQFKRNTTDEGYVNKVELIKEEIKSGEAFQVVLSQRFTMSSDSDPFDLYRVLREQNPSPYMYLFRFANGLSVVGSSPEALVKVIGNEVMIHPIAGTRARDKDPKIDDALAKELLEDPKERAEHLMLVDLGRNDLGRVCSPGSVEVTEFMQIEKYSHVMHIVSTVVGKLAKQFAPIEALFAVFPAGTLSGAPKPRAMEIIEENEPTRRGIYGGTIGYLDFTGNIDTCIAIRTAVIKDGVAYVQAGAGIVADSDPISENQECINKAAAVLGAIATANAMAG